AGACAAAGAGGGCGCGGAATGACGGGGCGAGCCATCGCTATCGATTTGGGCGGCACCAACATCAAAGGGGCGTTGGTCGATCGTAACGGTAAACTGGGCGACACGGTCAACGTGCCGACCGGAGCCGACCTTTCGCCCACCGCGGTCATCGCCCGCCTCGGTGACGTGGTGGCGGATTTGTCTCGGCAGGCAGGGGATTCGGATTTAGTCGGCGTCGGCATCGGTTGTCCGGGCGGTATTTATCCCGATAGCGGCCTGATCAGCCAGAGCCCGAATTTCCCCGGCTGGTACGACGTTGACCTGTGCGGGCCGCTGCGAGAAAAGACCGGCCTGCCCGTCACGATCGAGAACGACGCGAACGTCGCCGGCCTGGGCGAATTCATCCACGGCACGGGCCACGATGTCGACTCGATGGTGTTTATCACGCTGGGTACCGGGATCGGCGGCGCGGTCATTCTTGAGGGGAAACTCTGGCGCGGCGCCTGGGGCATGGCGGGCGAAATCGGCCACGTCATCGTCGAGCCCGAGGGCCATCCCTGCGGCTGCGGGAGCTGGGGCTGCGTGGAACAATACGCTTCCGGCACCGCCTTGGTGAGGATGGCGCGCGAGGCTCTGACCCCTGACACGCCGGGAGTTAAGTTGCTGGAATTGGCGGGCGGCCGCCCCGAGCGTCTCACGCCGAAAATGGTTTACGAAGCCGCCACAAGTGGCGACGCGGTGGCCCAAGAGGTCTTCCATCGCGCCGCTCGCTATCTGGGAATGATGATTGCGTCGATTCTCAACGTGCTTAATGTTCCCTTGTTCGTGGTAGGCGGCGGCGTGAGTGCGGGTTACGACCTGATGGCTCAGACCACGCGGGATGAGGTTCGAAAACGCGCTTATCGGATACCCGGCGAAAACGTGAGAATCGAGCGAGCCACCCTCGGAAACGACGCGGGCATTATTGGAGCCGCCATGTTGGCTTTCGAGCGGTTGGCCGGGAGTAGGCATCCGGATTGAATGAATCGCCGGAAGCGCG
The DNA window shown above is from Candidatus Lernaella stagnicola and carries:
- a CDS encoding ROK family protein, which gives rise to MTGRAIAIDLGGTNIKGALVDRNGKLGDTVNVPTGADLSPTAVIARLGDVVADLSRQAGDSDLVGVGIGCPGGIYPDSGLISQSPNFPGWYDVDLCGPLREKTGLPVTIENDANVAGLGEFIHGTGHDVDSMVFITLGTGIGGAVILEGKLWRGAWGMAGEIGHVIVEPEGHPCGCGSWGCVEQYASGTALVRMAREALTPDTPGVKLLELAGGRPERLTPKMVYEAATSGDAVAQEVFHRAARYLGMMIASILNVLNVPLFVVGGGVSAGYDLMAQTTRDEVRKRAYRIPGENVRIERATLGNDAGIIGAAMLAFERLAGSRHPD